The Thermodesulfovibrionales bacterium genomic sequence AGGTGCTTCGAGGATCGTAATAACCGAACGTGACCTCGCGCGTTGAGCACGCGACCGCGGTCGGCAGCCATCAACGGTATCGCAATACAAGGCTTCTCGCCAGGCCTGCCTTCCCGGGGGAGATGGTTTTTCGCAACGGGAAAGTAAACTACGTTCTCGATCATATCAGGAAAGGGAGGATCGAATGAAGAAAAGGCTAACGGTGCTCCTGCTTCTTCTCTTTCTGCCGGTATCCTTTGGGTGCCAGAAAAAAGAAGATGTCATTACGGTAGGGATTGCCGGTCCCATGACCGGTGATCAAGCAAAGATGGGTACCGATTTCAGAAATGGCGTGACCCTCGCAGCAAAGGAATGGAATGGAAGGGGAGGGATCCTCGGTAAAAAGATTCTCCTGTCTGTTGTTGATGACCAGCACGATCCGAAGCAGGCGGTTTCGGTCGCCAATAAATTGGTAAACGAAGGCGTGGCAGGTGTGATCGGCCACTTCAACTCAAGCTGCTCGATCCCTGCTTCTGACGTATACCACCGTGCAGGCGTGCCGATGATAACGCCTGCGTCCACAAATCCCCAGCTTACGGAAAAGGGGTATACCAACGTCTTCCGGGTCTGCGGTAGGGACGACCAGCAGGGCAGGGCGGCTGCCGACTTCGTGACGACGCATCTAAAATTCAGGCACATTGCCATAATCCATGACAAGACCACATACGGTCAGGGGCTCGCTGACGAGTTCAAAAAAGCTCTGAGCGGCAGGGCAGATGTTGTCTACTATGGGGGCGTTA encodes the following:
- a CDS encoding branched-chain amino acid ABC transporter substrate-binding protein; amino-acid sequence: MKKRLTVLLLLLFLPVSFGCQKKEDVITVGIAGPMTGDQAKMGTDFRNGVTLAAKEWNGRGGILGKKILLSVVDDQHDPKQAVSVANKLVNEGVAGVIGHFNSSCSIPASDVYHRAGVPMITPASTNPQLTEKGYTNVFRVCGRDDQQGRAAADFVTTHLKFRHIAIIHDKTTYGQGLADEFKKALSGRADVVYYGGVIQGDKDFKTVLTSIKEMKPELIYFGGIYPEAGLLVKQARELGITAPFMSGDGTIDPKFIEIAGAKAAEGTYLTFSPDARRIPTAKSFIETYEKEFGEPGPYSVYAYDAANILFTALREAGNAEGRAVAAKLHSLEFSGALGKIRFDEKGDVTVSPYVVWITRDGKFFEYWKPGQ